From the Lolium rigidum isolate FL_2022 chromosome 2, APGP_CSIRO_Lrig_0.1, whole genome shotgun sequence genome, one window contains:
- the LOC124685805 gene encoding uncharacterized protein LOC124685805 produces MEEDILICLELRENNSGRRDQMQGETGIVGRGSKGHGANALRVGGKGMADGCPSATVASYLSNGAGPDSRPGREGCNGGGVDIGGGGGHLLSSSPNSSAPEGSGGGSPTCLGDAGSLRFSSPSSLHMENNMLLGQTYFRSLASDDFRNTGSWHKGTTPLLCPWPYMLHLWGHQVIFLGLLLLYGTTSTATQVNLLELQGLIYAKKLIVEDAAGAFAKIAVAPLERVKNLLQHVDFEL; encoded by the exons ATGGAGGAGGATATCCTAATTTG CCTTGAATTGAGAGAGAATAACAGTGGAAGAAGAGATCAAATGCAAGGGGAAACAGGAATTGTCGGCCGCGGCAGCAAGGGGCACGGAGCCAATGCCCTTCGCGTGGGCGGCAAGGGGATGGCTGACGGTTGTCCAAGTGCAACGGTGGCAAGCTATCTCTCCAATGG ggccggccctgacagCCGGCCAGGGCGCGAGGGCTGCAACGGAGGTGGGGTCGAtataggtggtggtggaggccacctcctctcctcctcccccaatTCTTCCGCTCCTGAAGGCAGTGGTGGAGGCTCGCCGACATGCCTAGGAGACGCGGGTTCGCTCAGGTTTTCttccccctcctccctccacaTGGAAAACAAT ATGCTTCTTGGGCAGACATATTTCAGAAGCTTAGCGTCAGATGACTTCCGAAATACTGGCTCCTGGCACAAGGGCACCACCCCATT ATTATGCCCATGGCCGTATATGCTCCATCTCTGGGGTCATCAGGTTATTTTCCTTGGTCTGCTTCTATTGTATGGTACAA CCTCAACAGCCACACAGGTGAATCTGCTGGAATTACAAGGACTGATCTATGCTAAGAAGCTTATTGTTGAAGATGCTGCTGGTGCATTTGCAAAGATTGCGGTAGCGCCACTAGAGAGGGTCAAGAACTTACTTCAG CATGTTGATTTTGAGCTCTGA